The Hevea brasiliensis isolate MT/VB/25A 57/8 chromosome 1, ASM3005281v1, whole genome shotgun sequence DNA segment GATTAACCCTATAGCATATCTAGGCACTTGAGGAGAGGCATATCATTCACCTGGCCAGATTTAGGTTTGAGTTTGCACCCCCAATCCCCTGCTgaataagaaaaaaaagagagcATATTTGCCTCATCCAAGTTTTGCGGTATGCCCCTCTGTTTTTTTGCTCTGAATTGATCTATATACTTTGCCATTTTCAATACTATTTTAAATTTGTCACTATAAGCTGTAATATTCTAAGAGATTTGTATATACAATAGATCTGTTCTTTGCTTTTTCTACCTTTCTTTCGTATAATCAAAATAGGAAAATGGAAGGAGGAAGTATTATTTTAGCCCAATGGCTGTCATATAAGCAGAAATTCTGGAGTACTCTGTATGTATTTGAAAGATTGCTGCAGGGTGATACTGCTGCAGCCTCATCGGAACGTTCTTATTAAGGAAATGTCTGTGTTGTTACAGAGTCTCGTACTGTTCTTTCCTTTCTGATTTATTTCCACAGTAGGATGTGTTACAGAAAAGATTTCCTAATTGGCTTGGATCTTGATTTATTCATCATCACATTGAACATGCTAGCAACAATTCTACATCTACAAAAAAAAACCTCACCATGGGGTACATGCATTGTTTTTCCCTCTACTGTACAGTCACAAGCTACATGTTCCGCAAGCTTGTGGAAAATTTGGCTGTGAAACAAGCAGTAAAAGAGAGTATTAAAACAAAACTAGTTGAATCTTGACGATCGGCTCCACCTTTCTTTCAAGTATTCCTCCATAGAAAGATTATTATTCCCTTGTTCGAAACTACTAGATGATATAGAATCATCGTCCAAATCAAGCAATGCAAGATTCAAATGTAACTCTGCACTAGAATTTGGATAAACTTCATCATCATTTTCCTCTTGGTTTTCAATATCCTTTAGATACTCATTTTGAATGTTCGCCCACTTCACTGCATCTTTATCCCCTCTTAGCAGCTTCAAAACCTGGGGAAAAGAAAGGGAAAATATTACCAATCTAATAGTGCAAGCAaggaacataatttttttttaatcaaaatttagaCTGAAATGTAATACATTAATCATTTTAGGACGTAGCCTAGCTGATCTTGTGATGCAGAGTTTGGCTGCAAGAACCATTCTTTGCATCTCAGGCTCATCAAAGTATTCATCTAAATTTGGATCTATTATGTCTCTTGCATTTCCACAATCTATTATTGGTTTTGCCTGAATCAACAGAACTCAATGTTAGAGATGAAACTAATTAACAGAAGTGAACATTCTAATTATGCAGAAGACTCTTACCCACATCACCAAGCTCTCCTGGTCCTTAGAAGTCTCATAACCAATTGGTCTTCGTCCTGATAACAACTCTAGTAGAATGACACCAAAAGCATACACATCAATCTTGTCACTGACTTTCCCATACATGAAATATTCAGGAGCAAGATATCCAAATGTTCCAACTACATCGCATTGCGTAATAAAAGATGAAGTTGTTGGCCCCCATATTGCAAGCCCAAAATCAGATAACTATCTCATAGaacaataataattaatgttATAATCATGTAACAGTCATAAGAGTTTGGAGAACATTTTGGTCTGGTGGAATACCTGCGGTTCAAACTCATCTGAAAGAAGAATGTTCGAAGATTTGATATCTCTATGAATAACAGGCGGTAAACATTCGCTGTGTATGTAAGTTAAGGCTTCAGCaattttgatagcaattttagaCTTCATTTCCCATGTTAATGCAGATTTGTCTTTGTTATTACCTAAACATTTGATATGAATTTTCACCTCAGCATTGTTTCTGTCAAGTTTCATCAAATGGAGAATAAAAATGTAATGAAGCTTTACCTTGTAGATTTTCCTCTAAGCTTCCCTTAGAGAACAAATCATAAACAGAAATGATATCAGTGTCTCTGATGCAAACCCCCAAGAGACTTATAATGTTATTGTGGTTTAATGAGGAGATTATTTCAACTTCTTGAGCAAAATCTTTCCTTGCTTCTGGGGACGACCTACGAATCTTTACTGCCACTCGCTTGCCATCTGGAAGAATTCCTTTGTACACGCGGTTACATTCTCCTTTCCCAATTAAGTTTCCTGTAACAAGATCAGAAATCTATAATGAGAATGTGCTTCAAGAGGGGAAAAAACACCATTAGTAAATATCTTGCGAATCATGATGGATTTATGGTAAAAACCTGAGTAAAAATTTGAAGTAGCAGTTTTCAGAACCTCATGATTGAACCACTTGCAACCAGAAAAATTTGTTTTCAGCAGAATCTCCAAGCTATAATGCACTTCCCCTGATCCATAAGAACAAATCCTATTGCTCTCTTCCAAGAAGTCACTTGTCTGCCCTTCTGGTGATCTATCTATTCTTGAACCTAGAGGATTTTTATGTGGCCAACGAATTGGTAAGCTCATTGCCCATTGCACTACAGACAATTCCCTTGCCTGCAGGGTCTCCGGACTAGCTGAACTTGCTCTCCGAAGCAGTGGCCAACCAGGCCTCTGATCCAAAATATCTCCTGTATAATGAGCAGTTGGTCTCTTCTTGAGTTCATGTGGAAGGCTTGGAACTTCATCCTTTGAGTCTTCGCTCCCACATCTTGTTAGAACTTCAATGCTAGATGTTACAGTATCTACCTCAGAATCTCCAAACTCTGACCGGACTTCATCTGGCAAGGGACTTTCGAGTAGATTTAGACTTGGTCTTGGATCTCCGCTGAGGCCTGGCATAATTGAAAAATAGTACATATCATGTCTTTGTAGGCTCAACTAAATGTCTTTTTCTTTAATGACAAATACCAAACCTGTTAGTTGATTGTGGTTGCACCTTCCAAACAAGATTTTTCCATTGTGGATAGCCAAAACATCAGTGGTTGGAGGCAGTCGCTTAGCACAATATCCAGCAGTGGAAGTCCAACCCCTGCAAATGATATCTGCTTAGACTAATCAGAAAAGAAGTACGTCAAATAAAGACAAATGCAGCACTTAAGTTTCTAGCTATGCCTACCCTAGAGCACTTTGTTTGCTGATCCCCACAACTACAGCCACAGCATCATGGATCTTTGCCTCTCTTACCAGAGTCCTTTGAACTGAAATTCCTGTGCATACCTGACCGATAAGATCCACCTGAAACCATAGCACGAAAAATCATGTCAAAGTTGCTATTGTTGCCTTCTCCGAGGAAATAGAAATTAGTAAAGTTTGTAATCACTAACCTTCTTTAGAGAACATAAGCCATCATACACTTCTAAATAACTATCCAACAAGGGCTTGTCTTTCAAAGCACCTCCTGCATTTAAGAGAATATTAAATTGATGTAttctatatgtatatatatacacatacacaGAAATCAATATATGAGAAAGCGGACGCATTACTGGAACTTCGACAAACATGAATTGCAATAACACAGTCTCCAGGTTCAGCAACTTTCACAAGAGCCCAGTTCAGCAGTTCTCTGCTATGGTTATCAATTCTTATCCCAACTAACACATTCCTTCTCTCAATAGCTTGAGCTTCCTCCTCAGCTGGCATTTTGAGCTTCCCCTAATTTCGTGTTTTACTTGATTGATTACTTTCCCAATATCAAAGCATCTGTAGAATCCATTCCTCCTTGAATTTGCATAATTCTGCAAATTTATTCTCCAAAAGGCTACCCATTATCAGATTCACCCTGAATGGTCCAAATTCAAGAATTTTTAAACCAATCCCAACAGAATTCACATACCCACCATAAGAAAAACAACTAAATCAAATACCCACAAGatcttaaaaaaaaatgaataaaaaaatggGGAATGATGCAGGATATAAACAGGACAAACAAATAAAGTATACCTAAATTTTGTAGCCAGTTGCCATTCAAGACCAGCAAGGAATTTAAAATGAGATTACCGCCAATTATTATCATCACCCCACCTAATGCAACTAATTTCAAGACTCATAAaagcattaaaaaaattaaaaaaaaaaaacaaaaggaatTACTAATAAACTAAAGACGGGGGTGTTTTTCTGACGATTAAGATTACTTAAGCAAATGgtttcattttaaaataaaaattcaaaaagaaaagaaaaaaaaaagaaatcaaaaagaTGTTAACAGAATTTTGAAGAAGAAAGAGTAGAAGAAGGAGACTTCCTAGGGAAAGTGGTCAAAatccaggatttttttttttttttttgaattcattAATTTACTTTGTCATTCGTTTCAGTTGAGGTTGTTAAAAAACCGGCAAATTTCGCGGGAAAGCCCTGCTATCTGGTCATTTCAGGCTCTATAAAGGCTATTCTACCGGCTATTTCTGCTGGGAGAGCAATTAGTAGGGATGAGTAGGTACCAtgaaatttaagattttaaaatttaaaatctttttgtttattatttttattattatttaaatttatttcaatttaattatattcaTTTCAATCCgattaattttatttacatttaattaataatttatataaaataattttttattaattatttatatcttTAAAGTTAATAAGCCtataaagataattaaattttatttttaaaatataatattacaaaatttataaataaaattatattttatagcgTATATATAATATATAGAAATTGGATTCGACAAGAGTATCAATCATTAGACCTGAGTCCATTTCTAATTTGATAATATATTACTCGAAATCGCAATTTAAAATGCGTATTCAACATAATGTgtattaatttttagattttcagGAAAAAGGTGAAGCTTTAAAAATAACTTCTAGTGTTAAGGTAAAGAGTGTTTATTCAATTAATCTTGAGCGTTACTGATTACAATCCTCTGTTTATAGATGAAGAGGGCTCAATACAAACAAAAGAAATTAGCTAGTGAATAGTAAAAGCAATTGTACATGCCTTGGATTCACCGTGTTTTGCTTGAGGTAGGAGTGAGCATTCAGTTCAAATTGaattaaatcgaatcaaattgaactaaattaaatcataaaaatcaaattatatattttaaaaatcgaaccaaatcaaaataaataaaaaatcaaatcgaatcgaatcgctcTATTTTTATTTGATTCGGTTCAAATTGAtaggttttgattttttatttatcttttagtttagacttgattttcaaattatttgatcTTATTTTGATCTTGATTTaaacctaataactattaatcaataagattaaataatttatatatatatatatataattacatataattcataaattcttcataaaaataaatcaattcaaaaattaataaaactattatattcagttcagtttaaccgatttttttatCTTCAAAactaaactaaactaaaataatcaaaatttttataatataaaatcgaactaaactaaattatattaaaaatcaaatcaaattatcaAATCAAAGTGGTTCGATTTAATTTATTTAGTTTCAACGGAACAATACTCACCCGTAGCTTGAGGTTTCTGTTTCTCccctcctttctttttctttcctcctTCAAAATCTCATCATTAGGTGGCCACCAATGAGTTTCTCCTTAATGACTATTCcaaatcagttttttttttttatttattttttaataaactgCTAAATTTGTGTTTATTTAGATcagatttaaatttattttcttatatatatGTGTTAATTGAATTTTGCTTATTTTTTGTCATATTTGATGGACATTTTAATAGTTTAAAATATAGcatgaattattttttttaattaaagactTTAAACCTTTaaatatgaataat contains these protein-coding regions:
- the LOC110652161 gene encoding protein kinase STUNTED encodes the protein MPAEEEAQAIERRNVLVGIRIDNHSRELLNWALVKVAEPGDCVIAIHVCRSSRGALKDKPLLDSYLEVYDGLCSLKKVDLIGQVCTGISVQRTLVREAKIHDAVAVVVGISKQSALGGWTSTAGYCAKRLPPTTDVLAIHNGKILFGRCNHNQLTGLSGDPRPSLNLLESPLPDEVRSEFGDSEVDTVTSSIEVLTRCGSEDSKDEVPSLPHELKKRPTAHYTGDILDQRPGWPLLRRASSASPETLQARELSVVQWAMSLPIRWPHKNPLGSRIDRSPEGQTSDFLEESNRICSYGSGEVHYSLEILLKTNFSGCKWFNHEVLKTATSNFYSGNLIGKGECNRVYKGILPDGKRVAVKIRRSSPEARKDFAQEVEIISSLNHNNIISLLGVCIRDTDIISVYDLFSKGSLEENLQGNNKDKSALTWEMKSKIAIKIAEALTYIHSECLPPVIHRDIKSSNILLSDEFEPQLSDFGLAIWGPTTSSFITQCDVVGTFGYLAPEYFMYGKVSDKIDVYAFGVILLELLSGRRPIGYETSKDQESLVMWAKPIIDCGNARDIIDPNLDEYFDEPEMQRMVLAAKLCITRSARLRPKMINVLKLLRGDKDAVKWANIQNEYLKDIENQEENDDEVYPNSSAELHLNLALLDLDDDSISSSSFEQGNNNLSMEEYLKERWSRSSRFN